Proteins from a single region of Sphingopyxis sp. BSN-002:
- a CDS encoding arylsulfatase, with product MKRFVSLLLALLIAVPSAQAKERRPNFLIIVADDLGYSDVGAFGGEIRTPNLDRLALAGIRLAGFHTAPTCSPTRSMLLSGTDNHLAGLGTMAEMIRPTQQGQPGYEGYLRGDVATLAERLSEGGYRTLFSGKWHLGLTPGQDPHVRGFQRSFALLQGGHNHFGTDVGSTATYTEQGRPLARLPADFYSSDYFASRLIDFLGEQRGAGGGKPFFAYLAFTAPHWPLQAPAGDIARYKGRYDAGFDALREQRLARQRALGILPDNVVPHTPRNRDGSWDSLTADQQRTAARNMEIYAAMVDRLDQNVGRVIDALRASGELDNTVIVFLADNGAEALDAGTTGAEMLGRYTKGADNSFANRGAATSYVTYGAGWAQAATAPSWLTKGYQSEGGTRTVAFLSGAGIPRRDGAESQFLSVADIAPTLLDLAQVDPATTRVGGRAVRPITGRSWAAWLRDPELRVYGAEDGVGSELFGSRAYRQGDWKLTDIGDGIWRLFDIAHDPGETRDLSLTEPGRRERLAAAWERYAREVGVIAPDSIPYRP from the coding sequence ATGAAGCGTTTCGTGTCGCTGCTGCTTGCCCTGCTGATCGCGGTTCCGTCTGCACAGGCGAAGGAGCGCCGGCCGAACTTTCTGATCATCGTGGCTGATGACCTCGGATATTCGGATGTCGGCGCTTTCGGGGGCGAGATACGTACGCCGAATCTCGACCGGCTCGCGCTGGCGGGTATCCGCCTCGCAGGCTTCCATACAGCGCCCACCTGTTCGCCGACGCGTTCGATGCTGTTGTCGGGTACCGACAATCACCTTGCCGGGCTCGGTACGATGGCAGAGATGATCCGGCCCACCCAGCAGGGACAGCCGGGCTATGAAGGCTATTTGCGCGGCGATGTCGCGACCCTTGCCGAAAGGCTCTCGGAAGGCGGGTATCGCACGCTCTTTTCGGGCAAGTGGCATCTGGGCCTGACGCCCGGGCAGGATCCGCATGTCCGCGGTTTCCAGCGCAGCTTCGCCCTGTTGCAGGGCGGGCACAATCATTTCGGCACCGACGTCGGGAGTACGGCGACCTATACCGAACAGGGGCGCCCGCTGGCGAGATTGCCCGCCGATTTCTATTCGAGTGACTATTTTGCCAGCCGCCTGATCGACTTTCTCGGCGAACAGAGAGGGGCAGGGGGCGGCAAGCCCTTCTTCGCCTATCTGGCCTTCACAGCGCCGCACTGGCCGCTTCAGGCACCCGCCGGAGACATCGCGCGCTACAAGGGCCGCTACGACGCCGGCTTCGACGCGCTGCGCGAGCAGCGGCTCGCCCGTCAGCGAGCGCTTGGCATCCTGCCGGACAATGTTGTTCCCCATACGCCGCGCAATCGCGACGGAAGCTGGGATTCGCTTACCGCCGACCAGCAGCGGACCGCGGCACGCAATATGGAAATCTATGCCGCCATGGTCGACCGCCTCGACCAGAATGTCGGCCGGGTGATTGACGCGCTTCGCGCCTCCGGCGAGCTCGACAATACGGTGATCGTCTTTCTGGCGGATAACGGCGCCGAAGCGCTCGATGCCGGGACGACGGGTGCCGAAATGCTCGGCCGTTATACGAAAGGCGCCGACAACAGTTTCGCCAACCGCGGGGCCGCAACCTCCTACGTGACCTACGGCGCCGGCTGGGCGCAGGCCGCTACGGCCCCGTCATGGCTGACCAAGGGCTATCAGAGCGAAGGCGGGACGCGGACGGTTGCGTTCCTCAGCGGTGCGGGAATTCCGCGGCGTGACGGTGCCGAGTCCCAGTTTCTTTCGGTCGCCGATATCGCGCCGACGCTGCTCGACCTGGCGCAGGTCGACCCGGCAACGACCAGGGTCGGCGGCCGCGCTGTTCGCCCGATCACGGGTCGTTCGTGGGCGGCGTGGCTTCGGGACCCGGAATTGCGCGTTTACGGCGCGGAGGATGGTGTCGGTAGCGAGCTCTTCGGCTCGCGCGCCTATCGGCAGGGCGACTGGAAACTGACCGATATCGGTGATGGCATCTGGCGTCTGTTCGATATTGCGCACGATCCGGGCGAAACCCGCGATCTGTCGCTGACCGAACCCGGGCGGCGTGAGAGACTGGCCGCTGCGTGGGAACGCTATGCGCGCGAGGTCGGGGTAATCGCGCCGGATTCGATACCGTACCGGCCCTAG
- a CDS encoding peptidylprolyl isomerase, giving the protein MKHLLLAAAAASLVLPVHAEEPAPVPSPGEIAAAAPAGDWVSIAPSDLLVMDLAPDAKGNSRRVVIQLMPAPFSQGWIGNIRRLAAAHWWDGTSVNRVQDNYVAQWGDATEKKALPEGLATIPESGYETSRIAYHGQPGSGGATRRLLSAPVATDAYSSQAGFLDGWPVARKKDMVWPVHCYAMVGVGRNMSPDTGTGAELYAVIGHAPRHLDRNIAVVGRVISGIEYLSSLPRGTGALGFYEEEAQRVGIEKIRLAAELPFAEQPRFEFLSTESDSFARYADARQNRRDPFFIKPAGGADICNVPVPVRAVGAR; this is encoded by the coding sequence ATGAAACATCTGCTCCTGGCCGCGGCTGCGGCATCGCTCGTCCTTCCCGTCCACGCCGAGGAACCTGCGCCGGTGCCCTCGCCAGGTGAGATAGCCGCCGCGGCGCCCGCGGGCGACTGGGTGTCCATCGCGCCCTCGGACCTGCTCGTCATGGACTTGGCGCCCGATGCGAAGGGGAACTCCCGCCGCGTCGTGATCCAGCTGATGCCGGCGCCGTTCAGCCAGGGCTGGATCGGCAACATCCGCAGGCTCGCCGCGGCGCATTGGTGGGACGGCACGAGCGTCAATCGCGTACAGGACAATTATGTCGCGCAATGGGGTGATGCGACGGAGAAGAAGGCCTTGCCCGAGGGATTGGCGACGATTCCGGAGAGCGGGTACGAGACGTCCCGCATTGCCTATCATGGTCAACCCGGCTCGGGCGGCGCGACGCGAAGGTTGCTTTCGGCACCGGTCGCGACGGACGCCTATAGCAGCCAGGCCGGATTTCTGGACGGATGGCCCGTCGCGAGGAAAAAGGACATGGTCTGGCCGGTTCATTGCTATGCGATGGTCGGCGTGGGTCGCAACATGTCGCCGGACACGGGCACGGGCGCCGAGCTCTATGCGGTGATCGGCCATGCACCGCGCCACCTCGACCGGAATATTGCCGTTGTCGGGCGTGTGATCAGCGGCATCGAATATTTGTCGAGCCTGCCGCGCGGTACAGGCGCGCTCGGGTTTTACGAGGAGGAAGCACAGCGCGTCGGGATCGAGAAAATCCGTCTGGCGGCGGAACTGCCCTTTGCCGAGCAGCCGAGATTCGAATTTCTGTCGACCGAAAGCGACAGCTTCGCGCGGTATGCCGACGCGCGGCAGAACCGGCGCGATCCGTTCTTTATCAAGCCCGCCGGCGGCGCCGACATCTGCAATGTTCCTGTACCTGTTCGCGCAGTCGGGGCCAGATAG
- a CDS encoding DUF1905 domain-containing protein yields the protein MEDFTVTTPLWRWQSATAPAAWFFVTIAGEAADGIRLAAIGGQWLDGRKGFGSAKVHATIGDTSWSTSVFPHRESGGWLLPVKAAVRKAEGIVEGDAVTVTVSL from the coding sequence TTGGAAGATTTCACCGTTACGACCCCTCTCTGGCGCTGGCAGTCGGCGACCGCGCCTGCGGCCTGGTTCTTCGTGACGATTGCGGGCGAGGCCGCTGATGGCATCCGCCTCGCGGCGATCGGCGGACAATGGCTCGACGGACGCAAGGGGTTCGGTTCGGCAAAGGTTCACGCGACGATCGGCGATACGAGCTGGAGCACCTCGGTCTTTCCGCACCGCGAAAGCGGCGGCTGGCTGCTCCCGGTCAAGGCGGCCGTGCGAAAGGCCGAAGGGATCGTCGAGGGCGACGCAGTGACCGTGACCGTCAGCCTTTAG
- a CDS encoding LysR substrate-binding domain-containing protein encodes MPRLPPLSSMEAFLEVARHGTVKAAASELGLSMPALSRRIQTLEHAVGRPLFNRHHHGLKLTESGRELQDQLSPILDDLRSVLGRVGSPDASLRLHLNVLPLFAQQRLFPRLPELRQAHPELHIDIDTMSHAEARLGEGIDVAIALARSIDPALYAARLDQDQVFPIAAKTLRDEGRTISVPEQLQRQTILVHREMPETFSEWKKAIGMPYLEPAGVDYFDSGPLMLEAAAQGIGVAFMHGHHFDDAHDPRLVRLFDFDVDSPYSYWFVCRPRALRQPAVKLFHDWLLAAKI; translated from the coding sequence ATGCCACGCCTTCCTCCCCTCAGCAGCATGGAGGCCTTTCTCGAGGTCGCCCGCCACGGCACCGTAAAGGCGGCCGCGAGCGAGCTCGGCCTGTCGATGCCGGCGCTGTCGCGGCGGATCCAGACGCTTGAACATGCCGTGGGAAGACCCCTGTTCAATCGCCACCATCACGGATTGAAGCTCACCGAAAGCGGGCGCGAATTGCAGGATCAGCTATCGCCGATCCTCGACGATCTGCGCAGTGTGCTCGGCCGCGTCGGCAGCCCCGACGCATCGCTCCGGCTTCATCTCAACGTCCTGCCGCTGTTCGCGCAGCAGCGCCTCTTTCCGCGCCTGCCCGAACTCAGGCAGGCGCACCCGGAGCTGCACATCGACATCGACACCATGTCGCATGCCGAGGCGCGCCTCGGCGAAGGAATCGACGTGGCGATCGCCCTCGCCCGCTCGATCGACCCGGCCCTCTATGCCGCGCGACTCGATCAGGATCAGGTGTTTCCCATCGCGGCGAAGACCCTGCGCGACGAAGGCCGGACGATCAGCGTCCCCGAGCAACTGCAGCGCCAGACCATCCTCGTTCACCGCGAGATGCCGGAGACCTTCTCCGAATGGAAAAAGGCGATCGGCATGCCCTATCTCGAGCCTGCGGGCGTCGACTATTTCGATTCGGGACCGCTGATGCTCGAAGCTGCGGCACAGGGAATCGGCGTCGCCTTCATGCATGGCCATCATTTCGACGACGCGCATGACCCGCGGCTGGTCCGGCTGTTCGATTTCGATGTCGACAGCCCGTACAGCTATTGGTTCGTATGCCGTCCGCGCGCGCTAAGACAGCCCGCGGTGAAGTTGTTCCACGACTGGTTGCTGGCGGCAAAGATATAA
- a CDS encoding CDC48 family AAA ATPase, giving the protein MADAAVKEKQVKLQVANARAEESGGGIARIPRSAMAELGVTEGDVIQISGKRETASRVVAPYAEDEGLEVIRLDGLQRANAGAGAGDMVSLSRVETRPATRVVFAPAQQNLRLQGSANALKRNFFGRPLVAGDTVATTGQQQLPSGEMPAQLRQMLNAPAYALTELRLLVVSATPKGVVFIDENTEVELLPEYQEPQDARRTDVTYDDLGGLGETIDQLREMVELPLRYPELFQRLGVDPPRGVLLHGPPGTGKTRLARAVANESDAQFFLINGPEIMGSAYGESEKRLRDVFEQATKAAPSILFIDEIDSIAPKRGQVQGEAEKRIVAQLLTLMDGLEPRTNLVVIAATNRPDAIDEALRRPGRFDREIVIGVPDEKGRREILGIHTRGMPLGEDVDLDELARTTFGFVGADMAALTREAAIEAVRRIMPKLDLEEGTIPPEVLDELRVTREDFNNALKRVQPSAMREVMVQAPKTRWSDIGGLDAARDKMIEGIELPLKHPEAFRRLGIRAAKGFLLYGPPGTGKTLLAKAAARESDANFIAIKSSDLLSKWYGESEQQIARLFARARAVAPTIIFIDELDSLVPARGSGTSGEPQVTERVVNTILAEMDGIEEMQSVVVIGATNRPNLIDPALLRPGRLDELIYVSVPDKGGRQRILEIQTGKMPLAKDVDLAALADKTDRFTGADLEDLTRRAGLAALKRSIASDTVTMEDFETALKDTRASVTEAMEKDYEKIQGEIKQQAMSVNPIGFFAPGTLKPVREQKHPDEPAA; this is encoded by the coding sequence TTGGCCGACGCAGCGGTAAAAGAAAAACAGGTCAAACTGCAGGTGGCCAACGCCCGCGCCGAGGAAAGCGGCGGCGGCATTGCCCGCATTCCGCGCTCGGCAATGGCCGAACTCGGCGTGACCGAGGGCGATGTGATCCAGATCAGCGGCAAGCGCGAGACCGCCTCGCGCGTCGTCGCGCCCTACGCCGAGGACGAAGGGCTCGAGGTCATCCGCCTCGACGGCCTGCAACGCGCCAATGCAGGCGCGGGCGCCGGTGACATGGTGTCCCTTAGCCGCGTCGAGACGCGCCCGGCAACGCGCGTCGTTTTCGCCCCCGCGCAGCAGAATTTGCGGCTTCAAGGTTCCGCGAACGCGTTGAAGCGCAATTTCTTCGGCCGTCCGCTCGTCGCGGGCGACACCGTTGCTACGACGGGCCAGCAGCAATTGCCGTCGGGCGAAATGCCCGCTCAACTGCGCCAGATGCTGAACGCGCCGGCTTATGCGCTTACCGAACTGCGTCTGCTCGTCGTGTCGGCCACGCCCAAGGGCGTCGTCTTCATCGACGAGAATACAGAGGTCGAGCTGCTCCCCGAATATCAGGAGCCGCAGGACGCGCGTCGTACCGACGTCACCTATGACGATCTCGGCGGGCTCGGCGAAACCATCGACCAGTTGCGTGAGATGGTCGAGCTGCCGCTGCGCTACCCCGAACTCTTCCAGCGCCTCGGCGTCGATCCGCCGCGCGGGGTGCTGCTCCATGGCCCGCCGGGAACGGGCAAGACGCGCCTCGCACGCGCTGTGGCGAACGAAAGCGACGCGCAATTCTTCCTGATCAACGGGCCCGAGATCATGGGCAGCGCCTATGGTGAGTCCGAAAAGCGGCTGCGCGACGTGTTCGAACAGGCGACCAAGGCCGCGCCCTCGATCCTGTTCATCGACGAGATCGATTCGATCGCGCCGAAGCGCGGGCAGGTGCAGGGTGAAGCCGAGAAGCGTATCGTCGCGCAGCTCCTGACGCTGATGGACGGGCTGGAGCCGCGGACCAATCTGGTCGTGATCGCTGCGACCAATCGTCCCGATGCGATCGACGAGGCGCTGCGCCGTCCCGGCCGCTTCGACCGCGAGATCGTGATCGGTGTTCCCGACGAAAAGGGACGCCGTGAGATATTGGGCATCCACACGCGCGGTATGCCGCTCGGCGAGGATGTCGATCTCGACGAGCTCGCGCGAACGACGTTCGGCTTTGTCGGCGCCGACATGGCGGCATTGACGCGAGAGGCGGCGATCGAGGCGGTGCGGCGGATCATGCCGAAGCTCGACCTTGAGGAAGGGACGATTCCGCCCGAAGTGCTCGACGAACTGCGCGTCACGCGCGAGGACTTCAACAATGCGCTGAAACGCGTCCAGCCTTCGGCAATGCGCGAGGTAATGGTGCAGGCGCCGAAAACGCGCTGGAGCGACATCGGCGGGCTCGACGCGGCGCGCGACAAGATGATCGAGGGCATCGAACTGCCCCTGAAGCATCCCGAGGCGTTCCGCCGGCTCGGTATCCGTGCAGCGAAGGGCTTCCTGCTCTATGGGCCGCCGGGTACCGGCAAGACCTTACTTGCGAAGGCGGCGGCGCGTGAATCCGATGCGAACTTCATCGCGATCAAATCGTCCGACCTGCTGTCGAAATGGTACGGTGAGAGCGAGCAGCAGATTGCGCGGCTGTTCGCGCGGGCGAGGGCGGTCGCGCCGACGATCATCTTCATCGACGAACTCGACAGTCTGGTGCCCGCTCGCGGCAGCGGGACGTCGGGTGAGCCGCAGGTGACCGAACGCGTCGTCAACACGATCCTCGCCGAGATGGACGGGATCGAGGAGATGCAGTCGGTCGTCGTCATTGGTGCAACGAACCGCCCGAACCTGATCGACCCGGCGCTGCTGCGTCCGGGGCGGCTCGACGAGCTGATTTATGTTTCGGTTCCCGACAAGGGCGGGCGTCAGCGCATTCTCGAAATCCAGACCGGCAAGATGCCGCTGGCAAAGGATGTCGATCTGGCGGCGCTGGCGGACAAGACCGATCGCTTCACCGGCGCCGATCTGGAAGATTTGACCCGGCGCGCCGGTCTGGCGGCGCTCAAGCGCTCGATCGCCAGCGATACGGTGACGATGGAGGATTTCGAAACCGCGCTGAAGGATACCCGCGCCTCGGTGACCGAGGCGATGGAAAAGGATTATGAAAAGATCCAGGGCGAGATCAAGCAGCAGGCGATGAGCGTCAATCCGATCGGCTTTTTCGCTCCCGGGACGCTGAAGCCCGTCCGCGAACAAAAGCATCCGGACGAACCGGCCGCATGA
- a CDS encoding MFS transporter → MATTSRSIPADRMAVLFAVMLVAAAGNTAMQSILPAIGAKLHIPDVWVSLAFSWSALLWVLTAPHWARQSDKRGRKALMALGVIGFLSSMALCGIVLWAGLTGLIGAGVTFLAFALFRSLYGGLGSAAPPAVQAYVASRTDPDERTQALSLVSSSFGIGTVLGPAVAPYFILPVLGLAGPMIIFAVIGLIVLTMLRWRLPNDTPRFAARGAIASYPLSGGPTEPTGEEENDPDTPPQEPLSWRDGRVRPWLLAGFLGGQAQAMMLGVVGFLILDRLHLRLDPETGADITGTVLMSGAVATLLAQWGLIPLFKMKPGPTVLWGAALGAAGTLMTGLAQDQHAITIGFALASLGFGLFRPGFTAGASLSVPRRDQGAVAGMTASINGSAYIISPAIGVLLYNWHPMVAYGLMAGFCLWLVAWGWSALRQDQPAA, encoded by the coding sequence ATGGCGACAACCTCGCGCTCGATTCCTGCCGATCGCATGGCCGTGCTGTTCGCTGTCATGCTCGTTGCTGCCGCCGGCAATACGGCTATGCAGTCGATCCTGCCCGCGATCGGTGCCAAACTCCATATTCCCGACGTCTGGGTCAGCCTCGCTTTCAGCTGGTCGGCGTTGCTCTGGGTGCTCACCGCGCCGCATTGGGCGCGTCAGTCGGACAAGCGCGGGCGCAAGGCGTTGATGGCGCTTGGCGTGATCGGCTTCCTGTCGTCAATGGCCCTTTGCGGGATCGTGCTGTGGGCGGGACTGACAGGCCTGATCGGAGCCGGCGTCACGTTTCTGGCCTTCGCTCTCTTCCGCAGCCTGTACGGCGGCCTCGGGTCCGCGGCCCCGCCTGCGGTGCAAGCCTATGTCGCGTCGCGCACCGACCCCGACGAACGGACACAGGCGCTGTCGCTCGTTTCATCCTCTTTTGGCATCGGAACCGTCCTCGGGCCAGCCGTCGCTCCCTATTTCATCCTCCCCGTCCTCGGCCTCGCAGGCCCGATGATCATATTCGCCGTCATCGGGTTGATCGTGCTGACGATGCTGCGCTGGCGCCTGCCGAACGACACCCCGCGCTTCGCCGCGCGCGGAGCCATCGCCTCCTATCCGCTGTCGGGCGGCCCGACCGAACCGACCGGCGAGGAAGAAAATGATCCCGACACGCCGCCGCAGGAGCCGCTCAGCTGGCGCGACGGCCGGGTCCGCCCTTGGCTGCTCGCCGGCTTCCTAGGTGGCCAGGCGCAAGCGATGATGCTGGGGGTTGTCGGCTTCCTGATCCTCGACCGGCTTCACCTGCGTCTCGATCCCGAAACAGGGGCCGATATCACCGGCACGGTGCTGATGTCGGGCGCGGTCGCAACGCTGCTGGCGCAGTGGGGCCTTATCCCGCTGTTCAAGATGAAGCCCGGCCCTACCGTGCTGTGGGGCGCGGCGCTGGGCGCCGCCGGAACGCTTATGACCGGCCTTGCGCAGGATCAGCATGCGATCACCATCGGCTTCGCCCTAGCCTCGCTCGGCTTCGGGCTGTTCCGTCCGGGTTTTACCGCGGGCGCCTCGCTGTCGGTCCCGCGCCGCGATCAGGGTGCGGTCGCCGGGATGACGGCGTCGATCAACGGATCGGCCTATATCATCTCGCCTGCGATCGGCGTGCTGCTCTATAACTGGCACCCGATGGTCGCCTACGGCCTGATGGCCGGCTTTTGCCTGTGGCTGGTGGCGTGGGGCTGGTCCGCGCTCAGGCAGGACCAGCCCGCAGCCTGA
- a CDS encoding methyltransferase domain-containing protein: protein MTNPRAQAQSNVSPIRKAREKLKRFFGPWGMFVKGFIKHPVMVGSIVPSSPTLIRHMLRPVDWKNTKLFVEYGPGVGTFCRPVLEHMAGDATLIAIDTNPDFIEYLRKDIRDSRFIAVHGSAADVEEIVRAHGFEHADYVLSGLPFSTLPAGVGPAIAAATHRVLRPGGAFLVYQFRARARDFLAAHFSRIDNAFEWVNVPPCFLFWGWKD from the coding sequence ATGACCAATCCGCGGGCACAGGCCCAATCGAACGTCTCGCCGATCCGCAAGGCCCGCGAGAAGCTGAAGCGCTTTTTCGGCCCGTGGGGCATGTTCGTGAAGGGCTTCATCAAGCATCCGGTGATGGTCGGGTCGATCGTGCCGTCATCGCCGACGCTGATCCGCCACATGCTTCGCCCGGTCGACTGGAAGAACACGAAGCTGTTTGTCGAATATGGTCCCGGAGTCGGTACCTTCTGTCGCCCCGTGCTCGAGCATATGGCTGGCGATGCGACGCTGATCGCGATCGACACCAATCCCGATTTCATCGAATATCTGCGCAAGGATATCCGCGACAGCCGCTTCATCGCGGTTCACGGTTCGGCCGCGGATGTCGAGGAGATCGTTCGGGCACACGGTTTCGAGCACGCCGATTATGTGCTCTCGGGCCTGCCTTTCTCGACGCTGCCCGCCGGTGTCGGCCCCGCAATCGCGGCGGCGACGCACCGCGTTCTCCGCCCCGGCGGGGCCTTCCTCGTCTATCAGTTCCGCGCCCGCGCGCGTGATTTCCTTGCCGCGCATTTCAGTCGCATCGACAATGCATTCGAATGGGTGAACGTCCCGCCCTGCTTCCTTTTCTGGGGCTGGAAGGACTAG
- a CDS encoding phosphatidylserine/phosphatidylglycerophosphate/cardiolipin synthase family protein — MADVPAPAGKSDALRADVAGHRFELIFDGAQRLQRLLALIGGAIRSVDMIMYIFEHDAAGKSVLDAMTAAARRGVRVRAVIDSFGSGDVSDSVFKPLRDAGGIVIFFSRRWRSSYLVRNHQKLLLIDDEYAVTGGFNIADPYLSDRRTHCWFDLGIIVRGPTVARMVRWFEEIYDYTVHDDGKLLVLRRLIREWPVDAGPVSWLVGGPTQRLSPWARAVRSDLEGARQLDMAMAYFSPGQGMLRRLGRVARRGRARFVMAAKSDNPATIGAARLLYGYLLRQKAAIWEYQPCRLHMKLIIIDDVVYVGTANFDMRSLFVNVEVMLRVHDAGFAQQMRGFLDSQRPDCEIITSESHKARANWLTRLRWTLSWFVVTVADYTVSRRLNFGLAEIDPETEV; from the coding sequence ATGGCCGATGTCCCCGCTCCCGCCGGCAAGTCAGACGCGCTCAGGGCGGACGTGGCCGGTCATCGGTTCGAACTGATATTCGACGGGGCGCAGCGGCTTCAGCGGTTGCTGGCGCTGATCGGCGGCGCGATCCGCAGTGTCGACATGATCATGTATATTTTCGAGCACGACGCGGCAGGCAAAAGCGTGCTCGACGCAATGACCGCAGCCGCCCGTCGCGGTGTTCGCGTTCGTGCGGTGATCGACAGCTTCGGCTCGGGCGATGTTTCGGACAGCGTCTTCAAACCGCTGCGCGACGCTGGCGGCATCGTGATCTTCTTTTCGCGCCGCTGGCGGTCGAGTTATCTAGTTCGCAATCACCAGAAGCTGCTGCTGATCGACGACGAATATGCCGTGACCGGCGGCTTCAATATCGCCGATCCCTATCTCAGCGACCGGCGCACCCATTGCTGGTTCGATCTCGGGATCATCGTCCGCGGGCCGACCGTGGCGCGGATGGTCAGGTGGTTCGAGGAAATTTACGACTATACCGTCCATGACGACGGCAAGCTGCTGGTGCTTCGCCGGCTGATCCGCGAATGGCCCGTCGACGCCGGGCCGGTATCATGGCTGGTCGGGGGACCCACCCAGCGCCTTTCGCCCTGGGCTCGCGCGGTGCGAAGCGACCTCGAAGGGGCGCGGCAACTCGACATGGCGATGGCCTATTTCTCGCCGGGCCAGGGGATGCTCCGCCGCCTAGGCCGCGTCGCCCGCAGAGGCAGGGCGCGCTTCGTGATGGCGGCGAAATCCGACAATCCCGCGACGATCGGTGCGGCACGGCTGCTCTACGGCTATCTGTTGCGGCAAAAGGCGGCGATCTGGGAATATCAGCCGTGCCGGCTTCACATGAAGCTGATCATCATCGACGATGTCGTGTACGTGGGCACGGCCAATTTCGACATGCGCAGCCTGTTCGTGAACGTCGAGGTCATGCTGCGCGTCCATGACGCCGGTTTCGCACAACAGATGCGCGGCTTTCTCGATAGCCAGCGGCCCGATTGCGAAATCATTACGTCCGAAAGCCACAAGGCACGCGCCAACTGGTTGACGCGGTTGCGCTGGACGCTGTCGTGGTTCGTGGTGACGGTCGCGGACTATACGGTATCGCGCCGCCTGAACTTCGGTCTCGCCGAGATCGACCCCGAAACCGAAGTCTAG